The DNA segment GGTAGCGGTCCAGCTTCGGCATCAGGAGGGCTTGATTTACAATCTCGGGCTTGTGCGCCGCGTCTGCGGCGGCGGTCTCTGCGGTCCGGGATGGCGCCTGCCATCGTTCATCCGGCCCGCGATTGTACGTAACTGAACCTGGAATCTGATCAATGACGCTGGAATTCACCCTGAACCACGAAGCCCCCGCCCAGGCCGGCGTCGATTGCGTCGTGGTCGGCGCCTACGCCGACAAGAGCTTGACGCCCGCGGCCCAGGCCGTGGATGCGGCCAGCGGCGGCAAGCTTTCGGCCCTGGTCCAGCGCGGCGATGTCGGCGGCAAGACCGGCAAGACCACCCTGCTGCACGACCTGCCCGGCGTGACCGCGCCGCGCGTGCTGGTCGTGGGCCTCGGGGAAGCCGCCAAGTTCGGCGTGGCGCAATACCTGAAGGCCGTGGGCGACGCCGCCCGTACCCTGAAGATCGGCCCCGTGAAGGCCGCGCTGTTCACCCTGTCCGAAGTCGACGTGAAGGAACGCGATGCCGCGTGGAAGATTCGCCAGGCCGTGATCGCGGCCGACCACGCCTGCTACCGCTACACCGCGACCCTGGGCAAGAAAAAGAACGATGACCCCGGTCTGGCCCAGTTCGCCGTCAGCGGCGACAACGACCAGGCCTTGGCGCAGGGCGTGGCCATCGCCGCCGGCGTGCAGACCACCCGCGAGCTCGGCAACCTGCCGCCGAACATCTGCACCCCGGCCTACCTGGCCGAGCAGGCGCAGCAGTACGCAGCCGAGAACGGCGCCGAAGCCGAGATCCTCGACGAGACGCAGATGGAAGCGCTCGGCATGGGCTCGCTGCTGGCGGTGGCGCGCGGTTCGGCCAACCGCCCGCGCCTGATCGTGCTGAAGTGGAACGGCGGCGGCGACGCGAAGCCGTACGTGCTGGTCGGCAAGGGCATCACCTTCGATACCGGTGGCGTGAACCTGAAGACGCAGGGCGGCATCGAGGAGATGAAGTACGACATGCTGGGCGCGGGCAGCGTCATCGGCACGTTCGTGGCCGCGGCGAAGATGAAGCTGCCGCTGAATCTGATCGTGGTCGTGCCGGCGGTGGAGAATGCCATCGACGGCAATGCCTACCGTCCTTCCGATGTCATCACCAGCATGTCCGGCAAGACGATCGAAGTCGGCAACACCGACGCCGAGGGCCGCCTGATCCTGTGCGACGCCCTGACCTACGCCGAGCGCTTCAAGCCCGCCGCACTGGTCGACGTCGCCACGCTGACCGGCGCCTGCATCGTGGCGCTGGGCCGCTACGCCAGCGGCCTGATGAGCAAGCACGACGACCTCAGCAACGAACTGCAGGGCGCGGGCGAGACCGTGTTCGACCGCGCCTGGCGCCTACCGCTGTGGGATGAGTACCAGACCCAGCTGGAATCCAGCTTCGCCGACGTCTACAACATCGGCGGCCGCTGGGCGGGCGCGATCACCGCCGGCTGCTTCCTCGCGCGCTTCACCGAAGGCCAGCGCTGGGCGCACCTGGACATCGCCGGCGTGGCCAACGACGAAGGCAAGCGCGGCATGGCCACCGGCCGACCGGTCGGCTTGCTGAGCCAGTGGCTGCTGGACCGCGTCGCCTGACCGGCGACGCGTGCCCGACGCCATGGCCCGTGCCGACTTCTACCTGATCGCCAAGCCGCGCTTCCTTGAGGAACCCCTCAAGCTGGTCTGCGAGCTGGCCCGCAAGGCCTACGACAGCAACCAGTGGACGCTGGTGCTGGCGCGCGATGCCGCGCAGGCCGAAGCGCTCGACGAGCTGTTGTGGGAATTCGATCCGGACGCCTACATCCCGCACCAGATCGCCGGCGACGAAGAGGACGAGCTGACGCCCGTGCTGATCGCCACGCCCGATGTCGACGTGCCCGCCCGCGCGCTGGTCATCAACCTGCGCGACGACGCCTTCGCCGGCGCCTGCGAGCGCGTGCTGGAAGTGGTGCCCGCCGACCCGTCCGCACGCGAGCCACTGCGCGAACGCTGGAAGCAGTACAAGGCGCGCGGCTACGACGTGAACAAGCACGACATGTAACGCCCTCGGCGGCCCTGCCGCCGGCCACGCGATCCGCGTTCGCGCGATCGCAGCAACCACACCGACACGATGACCGACCTCGCCTCCAGTTACGACCCGAAATCCTTCGAATCCCGCCTGTACGCGCAGTGGGAAGCCGCCGGCTACTTCAAGCCCAGCGGCACGGGCCAGCCCTACACCGTGCTGCTGCCGCCGCCGAACGTCACCGGCACGCTGCACATGGGCCACGCGTTCCAACACACGCTGATGGACGCGCTGGTGCGCTACCACCGCATGCGCGGCTTCGACACGCTGTGGCAGATGGGCACCGACCATGCCGGCATCGCGACGGAAATGGTCGTCAGCCGCAACCTGGCGCAGGAAGGCAAGGGCGACACGCGCGACTCGCTGGGCCGCGACGGCTTCATCGCCAAGGTCTGGGAGTGGAAGGCGCAGTCCGGCGATACGATCGAGCGGCAGATGCGTCGCATGGGCGCATCGGGCGACTGGTCGCGCAGCACGTTCACCATGGACGAGGACGCCTCGAAGGCGGTCATCGAAGCCTTCGTGCGCTGGCACGACCAGGGCCTGATCTACCGCGGCCAGCGCCTGGTCAACTGGGATCCGGTGCTGAAGACCGCGATCTCCGACCTGGAAGTGGAGAACGTCGAGGAAGACGGCTTCCTGTGGTCGATCGAGTACCCGCTCGCCGACGGCAGCGGCACGCTGGTCGTGGCCACGACGCGCCCGGAAACCATGCTTGGCGACACCGCCGTGATGGTGCACCCGGAAGACGAGCGTTACGCGCACCTGATCGGCAAGGCGGTGAAGCTACCGCTGACCGACCGTGAAATTCCCGTCATCGCCGACGACTATGTCGATCGCGAGTTCGGCACGGGCGTGGTGAAGGTCACGCCGGCGCACGACTTCAACGATTACCAGGTGGGCCTGCGTCACGACCTGCCCCTGATCAACCTGCTGACGCCAACGGCGGCGATCAACGAGAACGCACCGGAGAAATACCGCGGCCTGGACCGTTACGAAGCGCGCAAGGTCGTGTTGGCGGATCTCGAGGATCTCGGCCTGCTGGTCGAGACCAAGCCACACAAGCTGCAGGTGCCGCGCGGCGACCGTACCAACCAGGTGATCGAGCCCTATCTGACCGACCAGTGGTTCGTGAAGATGGACGGCCTGGCCAAGCGCGGCCTGGAACTGGTGGAGTCCGGTGAGGTGAAGTTCGTTCCGCCGAACTGGATCAACACCTACCGTCACTGGATGGAGAACATCCAGGACTGGTGCATCAGCCGCCAGCTCTGGTGGGGCCACCGCATCCCGGCGTGGTTCGATGGCGCGGGCAATTGCTACGTCGGTCGCGACGAGTCCGAAGCGCGCGCCAAGGCCGGTCTCTCCGCCGATATCGCGCTCACCCAGGACAGCGACGTGCTGGAGACCTGGTTCTCCTCGCAGCTGTGGCCGTTCAGCACGATGGGCTGGCCGGACACGCAGGCGATGGCGTCACGCGGCTTCGATCGCTACCTGCCGTCGTCGGTGCTGGTCACCGGCTTCGACATCATCT comes from the Pseudoxanthomonas sp. YR558 genome and includes:
- a CDS encoding leucyl aminopeptidase gives rise to the protein MTLEFTLNHEAPAQAGVDCVVVGAYADKSLTPAAQAVDAASGGKLSALVQRGDVGGKTGKTTLLHDLPGVTAPRVLVVGLGEAAKFGVAQYLKAVGDAARTLKIGPVKAALFTLSEVDVKERDAAWKIRQAVIAADHACYRYTATLGKKKNDDPGLAQFAVSGDNDQALAQGVAIAAGVQTTRELGNLPPNICTPAYLAEQAQQYAAENGAEAEILDETQMEALGMGSLLAVARGSANRPRLIVLKWNGGGDAKPYVLVGKGITFDTGGVNLKTQGGIEEMKYDMLGAGSVIGTFVAAAKMKLPLNLIVVVPAVENAIDGNAYRPSDVITSMSGKTIEVGNTDAEGRLILCDALTYAERFKPAALVDVATLTGACIVALGRYASGLMSKHDDLSNELQGAGETVFDRAWRLPLWDEYQTQLESSFADVYNIGGRWAGAITAGCFLARFTEGQRWAHLDIAGVANDEGKRGMATGRPVGLLSQWLLDRVA
- a CDS encoding DNA polymerase III subunit chi; the protein is MARADFYLIAKPRFLEEPLKLVCELARKAYDSNQWTLVLARDAAQAEALDELLWEFDPDAYIPHQIAGDEEDELTPVLIATPDVDVPARALVINLRDDAFAGACERVLEVVPADPSAREPLRERWKQYKARGYDVNKHDM
- a CDS encoding valine--tRNA ligase — its product is MTDLASSYDPKSFESRLYAQWEAAGYFKPSGTGQPYTVLLPPPNVTGTLHMGHAFQHTLMDALVRYHRMRGFDTLWQMGTDHAGIATEMVVSRNLAQEGKGDTRDSLGRDGFIAKVWEWKAQSGDTIERQMRRMGASGDWSRSTFTMDEDASKAVIEAFVRWHDQGLIYRGQRLVNWDPVLKTAISDLEVENVEEDGFLWSIEYPLADGSGTLVVATTRPETMLGDTAVMVHPEDERYAHLIGKAVKLPLTDREIPVIADDYVDREFGTGVVKVTPAHDFNDYQVGLRHDLPLINLLTPTAAINENAPEKYRGLDRYEARKVVLADLEDLGLLVETKPHKLQVPRGDRTNQVIEPYLTDQWFVKMDGLAKRGLELVESGEVKFVPPNWINTYRHWMENIQDWCISRQLWWGHRIPAWFDGAGNCYVGRDESEARAKAGLSADIALTQDSDVLETWFSSQLWPFSTMGWPDTQAMASRGFDRYLPSSVLVTGFDIIFFWVARMVMATDSFVGQVPFRDVYMTGLIRDKDGQKMSKSKGNVLDPLDIIDGISLEDLVAKRTGGLMQPKMAEKIEKATRKEFPDGIVPHGADALRFTIAALATHGRDIKFDMGRAEGYKNFCNKLWNATRFVLMNTDGFTASGAPQPKTDAEKWILSRLAKVVAEAETQFAVYRFDLLSQALYEFAWNEFCDWFVELAKPALNGDDTAAADSTRHTLLYVLESLLRLLHPLTPFVTEELWQQVATKLGIDGGTVSLRPYPVASDFAGQEYAQADADVEWLKTMVSTLRRVRSELNVSPGKTVRLLLQDGQDNDRARIARFASPLSFLLKLEGIAWLDAGADAPASAAAVVGELKLLVPLEGLVDLDAERARLDKEIARVASEKEKSEAKLAKFTDKVPPAVVDQERQRLVDWSNQLAALHGQRAKL